The following are encoded together in the Vicia villosa cultivar HV-30 ecotype Madison, WI unplaced genomic scaffold, Vvil1.0 ctg.000089F_1_1, whole genome shotgun sequence genome:
- the LOC131623911 gene encoding uncharacterized protein LOC131623911, with amino-acid sequence MAPPQYIINAHVFGETYDNEEVGFLFRNTEVKRFCLSRKANFNYFKQRLETKLALGDVSQIFYQYRFLRGDNPVKFIQVEIKDDEDMQNMFANHEYFGYECIELYVTLPEVQPTQMVESQVIDALGGEQAEVDVVDEEEEAPEIEVDNLVNEESEDEPEVVVPRDQVHMPPVHMRNLNFDGDDEPSTDIFYDPYTQTDQRLKVGDKFRSKEACIMAIKRFHMANNVDFRVDRANVERYKIYCKNTDCGFRLHASYRKRSDSWVIGYISQDHTCVNTNVSQDHRKLSYDIICQEILPLVEKDPSLKVKTIISHIVATYNYTPSYRKAWLAKIKAIEVVYGNWEDSYKRLPHFLYALQIYAPGTVTILETLPAQSPDGTSLQGNAISHSM; translated from the exons ATGGCCCCTCCACAATACATTATCAACGCTCATGTTTTTGGCGAGACATATGATAACGAAGAAGTTGGTTTTCTGTTTAGAAACACCGAGGTTAAACGATTTTGTTTAAGCAGAAAAGCAAATTTCAATTACTTCAAACAGAGATTAGAGACGAAGCTTGCATTGGGTGATGTATCCCAAATTTTTTACCAATATCGATTTCTTCGTGGGGACAACCCGGTCAAGTTTATCCAAGTTGAGATCAAAGACGATGAAGACATGCAGAATATGTTTGCCAATCATGAGTATTTTGGTTACGAATGCATAGAACTGTATGTTACTCTACCAGAAGTTCAACCCACACAGATGGTTGAGTCACAGGTCATTGATGCACTTGGAGGCGAGCAAGCAGAGGTCGACGttgtagatgaagaagaagaagcaccagaaaTAGAAGTTGATAACCTGGTAAACGAGGAAAGTGAAGATGAACCGGAAGTTGTTGTACCACGAGATCAAGTGCATATGCCTCCAGTGCACATGAGGAACCTGAATTTTGATGGGGATGACGAACCATCGACTGATATTTTCTATGATCCATACACCCAAACAGATCAACGGTTAAAAGTAGGAGACAAATTTCGTTCTAAGGAGGCATGCATCATGGCCATAAAAAGATTTCATATGGCAAACAATGTTGATTTTAGAGTTGATCGCGCCAATGTCGAAAGGTACAAAATTTACTGTAAAAACACTGattgtggattcaggttgcatgcatcatacaggaAGAGAAGTGACTCATGGGTTATAGGATATATTTCCCAAGATCACACATGTGTTAACACAAATGTTTCACAAGATCACCGTAAGCTAAGTTATGACATCATTTGTCAAGAAATCTTGCCTCTAGTTGAAAAAGATCCATCGTTAAAGGTGAAAACGATAATCTCTCATATCGTTGCAACGTACAACTACACTCCGTCTTATAGAAAGGCGTGGCTGGCGAAGATCAAGGCGATCGAAGTTGTGTATGGAAATTGGGAGGATTCGTATAAACGACTCCCACATTTCTTATATGCGCTTCAAATTTATGCTCCTGGAACTGTTACTATTTTAGAGACCCTTCCGGCGCAATCTCCAGACGGAACATCACTTCAAGGAAAT GCCATATCTCATtcaatgtga